The following proteins come from a genomic window of Brachionichthys hirsutus isolate HB-005 chromosome 20, CSIRO-AGI_Bhir_v1, whole genome shotgun sequence:
- the aig1 gene encoding androgen-induced gene 1 protein isoform X2, translated as MALIPSQVLRVAILLSYFSIICHYKALDMPAHQTYGGSWKFLTFIDLVIQAVFFGLCVLIDVSSVLTKGGDGREQERQLRKLVGLRDWMVAVLAFPVGAFVVFTFWTLYVYDRELVYPKLLDSFIPQWLNHGMHTTVLPFIIIEMRTTHHRYPSRSWGLAAVCCFAIGYILWTCWVQQVTGVWVYPVLEHISQLARVVFFTVMTSFICVFYLLGEILNNYIWNHTEKVKGE; from the exons ATGGCGCTGATCCCCTCGCAAGTCCTCCGTGTGGCCATCTTGCTGTCCTATTTCTCCATCATCTGCCACTACAAGGCGTTAGACATGCCGGCTCATCAGACGTACGGAGGCAGCTGGAAGTTCCTGACGTTCATAGACCTG GTGATCCAGGCCGTGTTCTTCGGACTGTGCGTCCTGATCGACGTGTCCAGTGTTCTGACCAAAGGAGGAGATGGCAGAGAACAGGAGCGGCAGCTGAGGAAGCTGGTTGGCCTGAGGGACTGGATGGTGGCGGTGCTGGCCTTCCCCGTTGGAGCG TTTGTGGTGTTCACATTCTGGACTCTCTATGTGTACGACCGAGAGCTGGTCTACCCCAAATTATTGGACAGCTTCATCCCTCAGTGGCTGAACCACGGCATG CACACCACCGTCCtccccttcatcatcatcgagATGCGGACCACCCACCACCGATATCCCAGCAGGTCATGGGGTCTGGCAGCCGTGTGCTGCTTTGCCATTGGATACATCCTCTG GACATGTTGGGTGCAGCAGGTAACAGGTGTGTGGGTGTACCCGGTGCTGGAACACATCTCTCAGCTGGCTCGCGTCGTCTTCTTCACCGTGATGACCTCCTTCATCTGCGTCTTCTACCTGCTGGGAGAAATCCTGAACAATTACATCTGGAACCACACAG AAAAGGTCAAAGGCGAGTGA
- the aig1 gene encoding androgen-induced gene 1 protein isoform X1 — protein MALIPSQVLRVAILLSYFSIICHYKALDMPAHQTYGGSWKFLTFIDLVIQAVFFGLCVLIDVSSVLTKGGDGREQERQLRKLVGLRDWMVAVLAFPVGAFVVFTFWTLYVYDRELVYPKLLDSFIPQWLNHGMHTTVLPFIIIEMRTTHHRYPSRSWGLAAVCCFAIGYILWTCWVQQVTGVWVYPVLEHISQLARVVFFTVMTSFICVFYLLGEILNNYIWNHTGTPAEKVKGE, from the exons ATGGCGCTGATCCCCTCGCAAGTCCTCCGTGTGGCCATCTTGCTGTCCTATTTCTCCATCATCTGCCACTACAAGGCGTTAGACATGCCGGCTCATCAGACGTACGGAGGCAGCTGGAAGTTCCTGACGTTCATAGACCTG GTGATCCAGGCCGTGTTCTTCGGACTGTGCGTCCTGATCGACGTGTCCAGTGTTCTGACCAAAGGAGGAGATGGCAGAGAACAGGAGCGGCAGCTGAGGAAGCTGGTTGGCCTGAGGGACTGGATGGTGGCGGTGCTGGCCTTCCCCGTTGGAGCG TTTGTGGTGTTCACATTCTGGACTCTCTATGTGTACGACCGAGAGCTGGTCTACCCCAAATTATTGGACAGCTTCATCCCTCAGTGGCTGAACCACGGCATG CACACCACCGTCCtccccttcatcatcatcgagATGCGGACCACCCACCACCGATATCCCAGCAGGTCATGGGGTCTGGCAGCCGTGTGCTGCTTTGCCATTGGATACATCCTCTG GACATGTTGGGTGCAGCAGGTAACAGGTGTGTGGGTGTACCCGGTGCTGGAACACATCTCTCAGCTGGCTCGCGTCGTCTTCTTCACCGTGATGACCTCCTTCATCTGCGTCTTCTACCTGCTGGGAGAAATCCTGAACAATTACATCTGGAACCACACAGGTACACCTGCAG AAAAGGTCAAAGGCGAGTGA